aataagcacacaagaaatggattaaacctcataaattcattaaattgggactaacccagttcaaatccacaaaaataactaaatattacatcccttactccagaataaaaggtaaaactactcactatccataatgcttacaagatataatgagtttaaatggaaataaagctttaatctaagctaagaaacaagaaactaaacactagaaatgtaggaaaaatgtaagaaaagaaagaaatctccaaatctggttggaaatggagtgggagatgattgtgactcttcagctgctgcctcccccattccttttcttcctctactTGCTTCCtcccctttctaaaatgggaaatgggactatttatagcattttctgatatggagccctaaaatggtgtgttttaggaggaattttcagagggaatcttctgccagctcattaatgaaacctttgtgggactaCATAAgtggattgcataagttatgcagtcccttatgcgatttaTTTGTTTAGTTCacttatgcaaaactgcatgacttggcgcataggttatgcacatttccgtgagattgcataagggaggcgtgaatctgcataagctatgcactcttcttatgcacaattcggcaggtgttggaacagtgtttcttctcctcatgcggatctgcatagcttatgcggcaagttatgcgcaattttgtTAATGCATATTtccacttgaaaacttgtttttgacatctttggtgtagaagtcactcctcaatggcaaaatttcttttcagtccttcaaaaacatcatttttcctacaaaacaaagtaaaaattacaaattaatccaaaattgacaattatgaaaaactaactaaataactaatgaaattagctaaaagtaactaataatcaaataaaatggctatgaaattaaacctaaatgattatgcaaaatgtatgcatcaaaagattaagtatcATTTCATCAGAAACgctgagaaagaagaagaagtgaaGTTGGTTCATTGTTGTTCAGAAGTCCATTAAGCTGATATTCTAACTAAGCCCTTGTCCAAAGTAAGGTTTGAAACATTAAGGAAGACCTTTGGTGTTTCCAGCAAAAGGGCTAAGGATGAGTGTTGATGTAAAGTGACACTTTTGCTGTCACTTGTTCGTTAAGTTTTGGTTGATGATTATTTTGTAATGTACTAAAGTATGGGTTAATATGGCTGATTTCAGTTCAGCAGATATGTATGGGTTTAATCAGTGAAGTATGGGGCTTTTCttgtaaaacttaacttaatgtacTAGTGCTTATATATATTTTGAATTAATGAAATATTGCAGTAGAGAAAGAGAGTTCTCCTGCAatttctccccattttctttgttCTCTATGCTTACACTTACATAGACAACCCCAACAtctaaaattaggcaatggtccATATCTAGACAATAATGTCTCCCTAAATTATCTTTAACAAGGGATAAAACAGATTTATAGGTTTTAGTTACAACCAATCGCTCTTCTTCCTTCTAAATTAGTTATCAAGTAGTCATCAACTGTTTAACTCTCCAAAAGAAATTAGGAGTTCCTCTTTTATAATGATGTGAAATTAGTTAGTACATTTTTGTCTTATGGCCTCATTTTCACATACCATTAATTGTAAGGATGCCAGAATTGTTGAAGACTGGAGTGTCCTGATTTATGACTAACAGGAAATGTTTCTACAATGTAATTTTATCATGCTCTTGATAATAATTAATGGCAACCCAAACACAATAAACCCTCTCTCATCTTCAACAAGCTAATAACTCATCAATCTTCTACTAACTCGAATTCCTTTTCTATTCAACTTcttagaaaatgagagaaattaaaagaaaaataagtaaAACAAAAAAAAGCTAATGTTAAAGAAATGGATATGCTTGTAATGATGATAAGGACTGCAGAGATGAGTTTAATGAGCCCTCAACTCAAGCATGCCATCTTCACTCCTATAAAGGGTTGCTGAATTTCGAAAATTTTGTGCCATAGTTGAGATCATCGGTAATTTTTTGCGAAATTTAAAAGATTGTTGTTGATATAGTACGGATAAAAATCCGATCCAGAAGGAAAAGGATTTGGATCTTCAAATTCGAATTTGATTCAAATTTCATCGGTATATAATTTTGAATTAGATTCGAATTAGATTCAAAATCCTCTCAATCCAAGGATTTGGATCTTCTTATAATTTCACCTCTCAATCCAAGgaggattcaaattcaattcaaaaaaattttttttcctcCTTGGATTGAGAGGTGAGAAAGCTAATTGGATTGAATGAAAAATTTTAAGTCACGAATTATTAATTTTGCAAATTAAGGTCTAtatttagttatttatttatGCATCAGAGTGGGAGAGGGGTAAATTATCTATGCATGAAATTTAACGCCAAATTTAAATTATGTAgaatttaattattgtatttcatattttaatttttttgtgtcAAATATATAATTTCATTATACATTTTAAATTCATTGATTTGAGGTACAATCTTTCTTTGTATGCTTGGATTGGAAACCTGCTGAGCCCTGAAACCCAATTCAACTTATAAGTTCTTCAATAGTATGGGTGAAAAGttcttaaggaaaaaaaaaaaaaaagaactaagcATTCCAATATATTGGTTTTACAAGGAATGGAGGACTTTAGCCATGGAGAAAAGTAATGGAACAGGGCGAAAGAGAAGTTCCTCGATTTCTGGATGAAAAGAGGTCAACCTGTGTTTCTCCTTAGAGACATCAGTACCATGAAGCCCGGAAGGTTCAGGGCTGAGAAAGGGATGAAACCAAACTGACCCTAAGTGGCTTCAACTGATTTTGATTCTAAGGTGATTTTGGAATGGATTCAATCTGATTTGAAGTGGTTTGAATTTCAGTTTGTAGATGGTTTGATTCAGTTTTAATTCAACTTCAAATTGATCCAGTTTAAAATAACTAAGTTTTTTTAAATTTGactattttattttctatttatattttcatTATGAAGAGTGAAACTCTATGCTAATCAATGACATTTTTTTTATCACGAGACATCATTTGTCTCTTACGGTTCTTTTTGCACATTGTTACCTTCTATAATGATGATTTTAGTTGATGAGCTTGGCGAATGTTTGTCACGAGCAGGAGAGGGCGACAAAGTATAGTACGCAGGCGAAGCATATGGAgtagaaaacagctttcagtcaTCTATATCAAACATCATAATAGAAAACCTTTTCCAAAAAGATGACCCTGATTTTCTTCATTGTCATTTTTTTCTTtgctttctttcttctttgcaGAAGAAGACAAATCCATCTCCATATCCTCTCTGTCCTTGTCTTTTATAGTGCACAAAACCTATAAACGTCCCGGATAGTGCATGCTGCTTTAGCATCTTATATACATCTATACGTAGGCATAATTTGCAAGAGTGATGATGTCGTCGCTGTTGTTATTTATGCATCAACTTTGATGAGAGAGATCTGATTCTGGATTCGATAGAACGACTCATcacttaactttttttttttttaatgcataaTTGATTGCATTAAACACCCAATGGGGCAGATAAACAGATAAAGACTTACAGCCAGAATTAGAATAAAATAACCCCTACTCAAAATAAGGCCTAGCTCCCTGACCCAACCCATCGAATCTATAATCTTCCCCTATGCTAAAGCACATAAAGAATCTCAAGTTCTCAACCATCAACCATATATGAAAAGTTGACTATTTGAATAATTTATCAAGATTATCGATAAGTGGCCTAAAATTAGAATTAAAGGAAGATTGAGTTTCtctaattttccttatttttgctttgcatttttattgtgaaaattaaaaattacagataatagaaaaatattaattagttttttaaGAAAATGAATATTGACATAGATAAAAATTTGAGAGATTGGAAAATTATGAAGATGAAAATATTAGAAAGGTGAGAAATGAGAGAAAAATCCTAGATTtgaaaattaagagagatgaaAATATTTGAGATAAAGGaaagaataatttaaattatttaaaatgtttgatatttataacaaaaaaaaaatatttctaaaatatCCTTAAAAAACAAAGAAACAAAATccctaaaaaattaaagaaatagatACCTAAGTCTAGGGATGGCAATGGGTAAGGTATCCTACCTAAACccaaatctaattaatatttttaaaacctGAACTCATCTCAAacctgattaaaatttattctcaattaaTCGAATCCGTCCAAACTCGACTATTATTACCCGAAAATTATGAaaacccatttaattttatattttttaattaaaaatctagATAAAAtgtattttcattaataattcatattctaaaaatttaataattctataaaatattttaatttcatcttatataaaataaaatatataaaaatttataaatattattataaaaaatatatcttttatatttaattaaatatttatataaatggatTTAGATAACATATATCTAACATGTAAAATTTAAATCtactataaatattaaattttaagccTAAACCCAtcctaaatttaattatatacttCATAAACTCATCCTATTAGATTACCATTAATTAAATATACACAAAAACACCAAGTCCAATTGGATTTGGGATTAATAGAACTGCCTACGCGTCTATGGCTATGCTTGCACCTCAAGCTGTTACGCGTCGTCTATGGCTATGCCTACAGATTGGCGTACAAAAATTTCTGTTTCACTGGGCAATTCACAATTCGATCGCATGTTGATTATACATTTTGATCCTCTTGTATACGAGTGAAATAGCAATTTCTCTCTctcatattaaagtttgtattctttcgttactattcaattcgatgccgatatattttaaatttttcagtGCCAAAGAGTATGATTCCATCTCTGTGGATGGCTCTGTTATTTCTGTTGATGCTTTGAAAAGGAAATTTTTTGAATATAAGTATAAATCTAATATGAAGTCTCATTCTAATGGTCTATGTTTTGGTACTGATTTGGACCTTGTGGTCATTAATGCCCAGACCACTGAttgttatgttgatgatatgttgATTCCTAACAATACTCGTGTCTTGATTCGCCGTATTCCTGGAACGAGGCGTGGCAAGCCCATAGACGCTGCAACTATTGTTGTTATTGAAAAGCAACAGCCACTTAGTTCCTCTTATCGCACTGGTTCATCCAATACCGAAACTGTTGTTACTGCTTCATCCAGAAGCACCCCCGTAAATACTGGTGTTAGTTCTGTGTCTGCAAGTGCTATTACTAGTTTGTCCTCAACAAAATGCAGCGGAGACGCAAGTTTTGGATATGATGATGGGTTTGGGGACGATGTGTTTGTGATTCTCAGAATGAAGCCAGCTCAGTCTAGCATGACAAGTGTAGATGTGGAATCTGATGAGGACAGCAAGATTAAGGCTTTAGTCAATACTCCAGCCTTGGACTGGCAGCTTGAAGGTTCTATTGGTGTGGGTTCTAGGACCCAAGGCGTGAATGGTAGGGGTTGCGGAAGAATGGATGGCCATAGTTTTGGTGGATTGTGGAAGAAAACGCCTCCAGAAGGTTATATATGTCACAGGTGTAAGGTGCCGGGACATTTTATTCAGTACTGCCCAACAAATGGAGatccaaattatgatttcaaaAGAGTAAGGCCTCCTACTGGTATTCCCAAGTCGATGCTGTTGCCAAACCCAGATTGTTCTTATGTTTTGTCAAGTGGTGCAACTGCTGTTTTGCAGCCTAATGATGATTCTTTTAAGAAGGAAATTTTTGGCTGCTTCCCTTCAAAGAGATCCTGGTCTGTTAGTGATCTTCCACCAGAACTCCTCTGCCCCTTGTGCAAGCAAGTAATGAAAGATGCTGTATTGACTAGCAAATGCTGTTTCAAGAGCTTTTGTGATAAATGTATTAGAGACCATCTAATCATCTCTAAGTTGAAATGTGAATGTGGAGCAGCAAGCGTCCTTGCTGATTCTCTGATTCCAAACATGACACTTAGAGATGCAATTAATTGCTTTGTGGAGTCTAGTTGTGGTAATAGCAGTAGCGGTGAAAATGCCAAAAACAACTCTTTTCGAGTTATGGATGTGGAATCGGCTCACTGTTCGCAACCTCGGATTTCTACAAAAAAAATACCTGCAGGATCATTTCAGGAATCGAAGAAGACAACTCTTGATAATATAGAAGACGAGGCAAATAAAAGGAAGCTACTTGATGATCCATACCAGATTGCTAAAAAAGCTAGAACTACAAGAGCAGCCGATGTATCTGAAGCCACTATTGGGTCAATGAGGATGAAGGATACAAGTGTTCTGGTGGTTGAGGAAGAAGTGCAGGAAGAGGTGGTTTCTAGCGAGGGAGGAAAGAATAGGAAAGTGGCTGAGGATGAAGTTCAGAAAAAATTGGTTTTCAGCAGgggaggaaagaaaaagagaggaatCAAAGATTCTCAAGATGACTCTCACAGCTTTTTGATGCCTGTTGGCTCTTATGCATATAATCCATATTGGGCTGGTGTGCAGGCGGGGATGGAAGGATACGTAGCACCTTATTATGCTGCTGGTGCAATGAATTATGGGCTGAGCCCCTTTGGGACTACATTCAATTGCATGATGAATCAAGCCTCTTCAGTATGCAGCAAATGTGTGGCAGGCAATGAAGCTTTTGGTGCAAAGCTCTACTATGATTTTAACTGCAATTTTTCcaattttctattttcttttaggGCTATATGTATAAATAATCAAATCCAACATTGATACAGTGATGTAGTTtggaattttaataaaatttctattttttttgcTAGTACATTTTTTGCTTATTTTATTTAtctgttctctcaatgaaatgaCATTTGTAAAAAGACACATTGAGGACTGTAATGAAGCCTAAGAGGCTGAACAAAATTTGTAGTATGATGAATCTTTTGGAAGTATATTCATAAGTCCATTATTAGGATTCCATTTTGATAGTAAATTGACAGGCACGATGGTGGGCATGTATTGTAATTGTCTCTGATCCATGAATTTTATGGAACTCATCTCTTGCTTCTCTTAGAGAGGAATATAAAATTCTCTGGAATAAAATAATATTAGGAAAACTATTCTTTTGGAAATCTTCGTTTTACATTTCTTTATAAAAAGTCACACAcacaaattaaaataaagtttaaattaaaaattttgtatgaatttaattattaggagATTGGCTAAAAAGTGTGTAGTATTGAAGGTGAAGAAGTAGGAGGAAATACCTATGATGTGCTACAATGATACTGTGGAAAGTGGTGTTGTTCTTATAAACAATAATGGTGATAATAAAAGATCTATGTTTTTCATCTTTCTGGAACTTTGATGTAACATTCTTCTTTGGCATAATCTCGAGCAAACCCATCATCATTTTTGCCCTTTTcttgataaaaaagaaaaatcaatttatcACTGCAATCTTCTGGTATCATAGATAATCTTTTAATAGTCCAATGTTTTTATAAATTGACAAGTCTAAttattaatccaaacaatttaattaaaaaattggttaaatataacaatttaattaatttgatggtaTTTCCTTAATTGGCTTTTGAGCAAAGAGCTTGGACAGCTGGCCTATTGTTAATTCCTTGAGGTTCCTGTACTAAAAATGTGGCATCATACACAACAATACAACACTTCTCCTTCCCAAGACATTCCTGCAAAAGCACAAAAACTTTCACTTAAGTGCAAATTACTGTGCAAGCAaatcaaatgaaataaatttaaattggcAAAAGATTATCTCCTCCACCTTTTCCACCATATGCCTACTATGCATAGCGTCAGAGAGCCCTTCTGGAAGGAGCAGCATGGTCCCTTGGAATTTCCATGGCTAGAAGTGGAGTTCATATCAGATTGGCTTGTTCTTAGTACACTAATCACTTACAGCTCCTACTAGTATCCATGTTATTAAATTAATGGTAGATTTAGACAGGCATCTAAGGATATGATTGTAACAGTGATTAAAAGCATGTTTTCTGAATTGATAAAACTAGAAGGATATACAACtgaaaaaattatataagttGATGATTTTTATTGTCATGAAGCCTATTTTATATATACAATAGTTTTTCTGCAATAAATATTTGCAAAGAAAAATATTCTTTTATGCATTGGTACTAAGGTGAAATTCTCTATCGAACTTAGGGTGGCATCACCATCATAATGTTAATTTGTTGACATGCTACAGATTTTTTTTAAGTGATTGAATGATTGGAATGAGGATTGTTAAACTCAGGACACTGTTGGAAGCTGTACGAGTGTCAACTTGAAACTTGCTAATGAGATAATTGGTACCACAGCATAGGAGGTAGTCCTTAAAGCTAAACATCGTGATGGCAGTTCTAGATACTTGGGGAAAGTGAAATCCTTCTGATCTAAgtcaaatttgagaatttgatgTCACAGGATCACCTGCCAGTTATTATTCTGCTATCCAATGCCTGCACAGTGAAACTAGATGGCAGTAAATATCAGTTTGGTTCAATTACAAACTTGTAACAAGCTCTTATGTTTCTGCTGACAATAACGCCTAATTAGCGCAACAAATGCTCAATCCTTCTTgtgtttatttattcatttatatttgagaaaaataaGCATGTATAAGGAATCCAAAAACCTTAATACATCAATCAATTAAAGGTCCTCCAGGACAGGAGGATGGAGGATCTTCAATCCAAACGATAAAGCAATCGGCAATTAGTGATAATTTTCTTTCCCAATTTTATAGATGCATGGAGTTGCTTGAGATGCCCCCCACTTTGGTTTATTCAAATTCCCTACAAGTCTTAAACTTTTATGCCATGACATTGGTAATGGCAATATTTGATATTTTTTGCAGGCAATACATCAATCAAGGTTTAAAGTATATATCAACATAGATTTAATTGTGGATTACTATATTCATCCATTAGTGCCTTATAATCATATGATGTAGTTATACATGGACCTCCGGCATTGCGTCCGAAATTGGTTCCTCCATGATACTGAAAGGGGGTTAAGAAAAACTTGTCAATAAGTTAAAGCAAACATAAGTTCAttgaaaataaacgtatgaagtCGTTGCTTTGCAGGGAAATACCATATAATAGTTATTCAAGACCCCACCAGCTTGGACAAATCGAGCAACGGAAAATGCCAAATCTTCAGCGGTCCCATATGGGTTTTTCCCACCTCATGCCTTGAACCTACAAGGACATATAAAAAATGCAGATTCTATTATTTCAATCAGGTCAACTGGAAAAAACAGTATTATTTCAGCAAAAAAAAGGACTACCATCCACTTCAATTCTTAGTGAAAATTTTTGGACTTTTGGGATTGTAGATATCACAGTAAAAGCCATTGCAGGTATCAATCTGTAGCACAACATGGAACAGAGCCATTAAGAGGCCAAATGGTATGAATGTTGCTTTAAACTTCTTTGACTAAATTGTTTAATGCTGAAGAATTAGAAATAGTGAGTACAGTGGGTAGAGGAGCATCTGGTTGCTGGCACATAATCCATGGAACTCCAATCTTTTGGGCTACAatcatttgtgcacaacattGAATGTAACTTTTCCCTACATTTTCCGTAAGGTCTTGATACTACACGACCCAAACCGAGTCAAATAGTTAGCATTTGAAACAAAATATCCAATGTGGCACTCAAACTGTCAATGCTCATTTAAAGAGTCAAAGCGGAGCCAAACTATCTAAAGTAGTGATCAAAGTGTCAAATGCTTGTTCAGAGAGTCAATGTCAAGCCAGAGGCAACTCAACCACCTAAACCGAGCAGGACCAAATTTAACAAAAGATAGTTTAGTCTAGGTCTAAGCCGAACAACACAAGAGAAGGAGCAAAGTTATCGCTTGGGAAACAAGCTGAGAAAAACCTA
The sequence above is a segment of the Hevea brasiliensis isolate MT/VB/25A 57/8 chromosome 11, ASM3005281v1, whole genome shotgun sequence genome. Coding sequences within it:
- the LOC131170628 gene encoding E3 ubiquitin ligase PQT3-like, with the translated sequence MPIYFKFFSAKEYDSISVDGSVISVDALKRKFFEYKYKSNMKSHSNGLCFGTDLDLVVINAQTTDCYVDDMLIPNNTRVLIRRIPGTRRGKPIDAATIVVIEKQQPLSSSYRTGSSNTETVVTASSRSTPVNTGVSSVSASAITSLSSTKCSGDASFGYDDGFGDDVFVILRMKPAQSSMTSVDVESDEDSKIKALVNTPALDWQLEGSIGVGSRTQGVNGRGCGRMDGHSFGGLWKKTPPEGYICHRCKVPGHFIQYCPTNGDPNYDFKRVRPPTGIPKSMLLPNPDCSYVLSSGATAVLQPNDDSFKKEIFGCFPSKRSWSVSDLPPELLCPLCKQVMKDAVLTSKCCFKSFCDKCIRDHLIISKLKCECGAASVLADSLIPNMTLRDAINCFVESSCGNSSSGENAKNNSFRVMDVESAHCSQPRISTKKIPAGSFQESKKTTLDNIEDEANKRKLLDDPYQIAKKARTTRAADVSEATIGSMRMKDTSVLVVEEEVQEEVVSSEGGKNRKVAEDEVQKKLVFSRGGKKKRGIKDSQDDSHSFLMPVGSYAYNPYWAGVQAGMEGYVAPYYAAGAMNYGLSPFGTTFNCMMNQASSVCSKCVAGNEAFGAKLYYDFNCNFSNFLFSFRAICINNQIQH